The following proteins are co-located in the Streptomyces bottropensis ATCC 25435 genome:
- a CDS encoding protein kinase domain-containing protein — MSQDAAQGRYAGRSLAGGRYQLRDLLGEGGMASVHLAYDSVLDRQVAIKTLHTELGREQAFRERFRREAQAVAKLTHTNIVSVFDTGEDEMDGMTTPYIVMEYIEGNPLGSVLDADVAQQGAMPSDKALKITADVLAALEISHEMGLVHRDIKPGNVMMTKRDVVKVMDFGIARAMQSGVTSMTQTGMVVGTPQYLSPEQALGRGVDARSDLYSVGIMLFQLTTGRLPFEADSPLAIAYAHVQEEPVAPSSINRSLPPAVDAIVARALKKNPNERFPSAEAMRDECLRVAASLQPLAPSIVPGAQTPSGAGVSSAVFPPIDHTGTPQSGSVQTPYQPHGTGGYGPPTPAPAPSYGYPQQGGYATPPQTSAYAPQQGAATPPPYNIAPHQSSPSAGGPGSGKSSKGVIVGAIAVSVLAVGGLIVALTLNSGSETEGGDEGTTASSSPTVVEGHKGPDTSKVIETTECTDPVESYNDPDKIELPDFTFKNIDSVKKCFQAAGWEYDVQKVDENTYGEGTVMEQYPSADEDVDPKDMPSVVLKVSTGNPS, encoded by the coding sequence ATGAGCCAGGACGCCGCACAGGGCCGGTACGCGGGGCGGTCGCTAGCCGGTGGCCGCTATCAGCTGCGTGACCTGCTCGGCGAGGGCGGTATGGCCTCCGTCCACCTCGCGTACGACTCGGTGCTCGACCGGCAGGTCGCGATCAAGACACTCCACACCGAACTGGGCCGCGAACAGGCCTTCCGTGAGCGCTTCCGCCGTGAGGCGCAGGCCGTGGCGAAGCTCACCCACACGAACATCGTCTCCGTCTTCGACACCGGCGAGGACGAGATGGACGGCATGACGACGCCGTACATCGTCATGGAGTACATCGAGGGCAACCCGCTCGGCTCGGTGCTCGACGCCGACGTCGCCCAGCAGGGCGCGATGCCCTCCGACAAGGCACTGAAGATCACCGCGGACGTGCTGGCGGCGCTGGAGATCAGCCACGAGATGGGCCTGGTCCACCGGGACATCAAGCCGGGCAACGTGATGATGACCAAGCGCGACGTCGTGAAGGTCATGGACTTCGGCATCGCCCGCGCCATGCAGTCGGGCGTCACGTCGATGACGCAGACCGGCATGGTCGTGGGCACCCCGCAGTACCTCTCGCCCGAGCAGGCCCTCGGCCGTGGCGTGGACGCCCGCTCCGACCTGTACTCGGTCGGCATCATGCTGTTCCAGCTGACCACCGGGCGCCTGCCCTTCGAGGCGGACTCGCCGCTGGCCATCGCGTACGCCCATGTCCAGGAGGAGCCGGTCGCTCCCTCCTCGATCAACCGTTCCCTGCCGCCGGCCGTCGACGCCATCGTCGCCCGCGCGCTGAAGAAGAACCCGAACGAGCGGTTCCCGAGCGCGGAGGCGATGCGGGACGAGTGCCTGCGGGTCGCCGCGTCGCTCCAGCCCCTCGCGCCGAGCATCGTGCCGGGCGCGCAGACGCCCAGCGGCGCAGGGGTCTCCTCCGCGGTCTTCCCGCCCATCGACCACACGGGCACACCACAGTCGGGCAGCGTCCAGACGCCGTACCAGCCGCACGGGACGGGCGGATACGGCCCGCCGACGCCCGCGCCCGCCCCGTCCTACGGCTACCCGCAGCAGGGCGGCTACGCGACGCCGCCGCAGACCTCCGCCTACGCGCCGCAGCAGGGGGCGGCCACCCCGCCCCCGTACAACATCGCGCCCCACCAGTCCTCGCCGTCGGCGGGGGGTCCCGGGAGCGGGAAGAGCAGCAAGGGCGTGATCGTGGGGGCGATCGCCGTGTCGGTCCTCGCGGTCGGCGGTCTGATCGTGGCGCTCACCCTGAACTCGGGCAGCGAGACCGAGGGCGGCGACGAGGGCACGACCGCGTCCTCCTCGCCCACCGTGGTCGAGGGGCACAAGGGCCCGGACACCTCGAAGGTCATCGAAACGACCGAGTGCACGGACCCCGTGGAGTCGTACAACGACCCGGACAAGATCGAGCTGCCGGACTTCACCTTCAAGAACATCGACTCGGTGAAGAAGTGCTTCCAGGCGGCGGGCTGGGAGTACGACGTCCAGAAGGTCGACGAGAACACCTACGGCGAGGGCACCGTGATGGAGCAGTACCCGTCGGCCGACGAGGACGTCGACCCCAAGGACATGCCCTCGGTCGTCCTCAAGGTCTCCACGGGCAACCCCTCCTGA
- a CDS encoding protein kinase domain-containing protein: protein MAQQQRSQGPSDPEATGGGMSDAPELWGNGGLVGDGRYRMTHRLGRGGMAEVFAAEDVRLGRTVAVKLLRSDLAEDPISKARFTREAQAVAGLNHHSIVAVYDSGEDVVNGTPVPYIVMELVEGRTIRDLLINAEAPGPEQALIIVSGVLEALAYSHQHGIVHRDIKPANVIITDNGAVKVMDFGIARALHGASTTMTQTGMVMGTPQYLSPEQALGKAVDHRSDLYATGCLLYELLALRPPFIGETPLSVVYQHVQDIPVPPSQSSDGAAPPELDGLVMRSLAKDPDDRFQTAEEMRGLVQYGLQMLYDQGSHTGTWNTGPVAVHDGRQTPPGGMSGTTVMPHPGEPGTSQIPQPILPGYGGGGRDDGGFEGRGNRGSGRGKLWILAVLAVIAISAGVALALNTNKDDGGGGNETTKSPTTSTSSKDKDPTETPSDDVTEEETEDSNSTGDQPDYTPSYTRSPSFSQSPTPSQPTAKPTTEDPPTEEPTVSEEPEPPVSESPDEGTSGDTAGLPGGVGGGGDEE from the coding sequence ATGGCACAGCAGCAGCGCTCTCAGGGCCCGTCCGACCCCGAGGCGACTGGCGGCGGCATGTCGGACGCGCCGGAGTTGTGGGGCAACGGCGGGCTGGTCGGTGACGGTCGGTACCGGATGACCCACAGACTCGGCCGGGGCGGCATGGCCGAGGTGTTCGCGGCGGAGGACGTGCGCCTCGGTCGCACGGTGGCGGTCAAACTGCTCCGTTCCGACCTTGCCGAAGACCCCATTTCCAAGGCCCGCTTCACGCGTGAGGCCCAGGCGGTGGCCGGTCTCAACCACCACTCGATCGTGGCGGTCTACGACTCCGGCGAGGACGTCGTGAACGGCACGCCCGTGCCGTACATCGTCATGGAGCTGGTCGAGGGCCGCACGATCCGCGATCTGCTGATCAACGCGGAGGCGCCCGGCCCCGAACAGGCGCTGATCATCGTCTCCGGTGTGCTGGAGGCGCTCGCCTACTCCCACCAGCACGGCATCGTGCACCGCGACATCAAGCCGGCGAACGTCATCATCACCGACAACGGCGCCGTGAAGGTGATGGACTTCGGCATCGCCCGCGCCCTGCACGGGGCGTCGACGACGATGACGCAGACCGGCATGGTGATGGGCACGCCCCAGTACCTCTCCCCGGAGCAGGCCCTCGGCAAGGCCGTCGACCACCGCTCCGACCTGTACGCCACCGGCTGTCTGCTCTACGAGCTCCTCGCGCTGAGGCCGCCGTTCATCGGCGAGACCCCGCTGTCGGTGGTCTACCAGCACGTCCAGGACATCCCGGTGCCCCCTTCCCAGTCCTCGGACGGAGCGGCGCCGCCGGAGCTCGACGGCCTCGTCATGCGCTCCCTCGCCAAGGACCCGGACGACCGGTTCCAGACGGCCGAGGAGATGCGCGGCCTCGTCCAGTACGGCCTGCAGATGCTGTACGACCAGGGCAGCCACACCGGCACCTGGAACACCGGGCCCGTCGCCGTGCACGACGGCCGGCAGACGCCGCCGGGCGGTATGTCCGGTACGACGGTCATGCCCCACCCCGGGGAGCCGGGCACCTCGCAGATTCCGCAGCCGATCCTGCCGGGATACGGCGGCGGTGGCCGGGACGACGGCGGCTTCGAGGGGCGCGGCAACCGGGGCAGCGGCCGCGGCAAGCTGTGGATCCTCGCCGTTCTCGCGGTGATCGCCATCTCGGCGGGTGTCGCGCTGGCGCTGAACACCAACAAGGACGACGGCGGCGGCGGCAACGAGACCACGAAGTCGCCGACGACCTCGACGTCCAGCAAGGACAAGGACCCCACCGAGACGCCGAGCGACGACGTGACCGAGGAGGAGACCGAGGACAGCAACAGTACGGGCGACCAGCCCGACTACACGCCGTCGTACACACGGTCCCCGTCCTTCAGCCAGTCGCCGACGCCGAGTCAGCCGACGGCCAAGCCGACGACGGAGGACCCGCCGACGGAGGAGCCGACGGTCTCGGAGGAGCCGGAGCCCCCGGTGAGCGAGAGCCCCGACGAGGGCACCAGCGGGGACACCGCCGGTCTGCCGGGAGGTGTCGGCGGCGGCGGCGACGAGGAGTGA
- a CDS encoding phosphotransferase, with protein MPRSSVPPSALHAPPLGSLLKRFSAGSALSCEPVDEGLLNRGYRLSTTRGRFFLKHHFDPETAAPAAIVRQHRATQRLAELGVPVAPPLAGLDGDTVAVVGGHAYALHPWIEGRHRHGGQLTPGQCGRLGSLLGVVHASLERVMAARQPAVPAVSSPEVPVAPVRERLLQARRRSPGRPASAPRGADRTAGGAEAVRDPGGAETPWSESADPVETFALIDALLDRVGRHRPADAFDALARHRLLERRELLERHARLRPPGGGPVGWVHGDFHPLNVLYRDDAPEVPAAILDWDRLGVRPRAEEAVRAAVIFFVRPVGALDLARVRSYARAYRRSAGAGPAELAAAVHRVWWERLNDFWMLRWHYERGDTRADPQFPAASALAVWWTREYDAVCEAFVE; from the coding sequence GTGCCGCGCTCATCTGTACCACCCTCCGCGCTCCACGCGCCCCCGCTGGGTTCCCTCCTGAAGCGGTTCTCCGCCGGATCCGCCCTCTCCTGCGAACCCGTCGACGAAGGGCTCCTGAATCGCGGTTACCGGCTCTCCACCACCCGCGGCCGGTTCTTCCTGAAGCACCACTTCGACCCCGAGACCGCCGCTCCGGCCGCGATCGTCCGCCAGCACCGGGCCACGCAGCGGCTGGCCGAGCTGGGGGTACCGGTGGCCCCGCCCCTGGCCGGGCTCGACGGCGACACGGTCGCCGTGGTCGGCGGCCACGCCTACGCCCTGCACCCCTGGATCGAGGGACGCCACCGGCACGGCGGCCAGCTCACCCCCGGGCAGTGCGGCCGGCTGGGGTCACTCCTGGGTGTCGTGCACGCGTCCTTGGAGCGGGTGATGGCGGCGCGGCAGCCGGCGGTTCCGGCGGTGTCGTCGCCGGAGGTGCCGGTGGCACCGGTGCGCGAGCGGCTGCTCCAGGCCCGGCGCCGGAGCCCGGGGAGGCCGGCCTCGGCGCCCCGCGGCGCCGATCGCACGGCGGGCGGCGCGGAAGCCGTACGGGATCCCGGCGGCGCGGAGACTCCCTGGTCCGAGAGCGCGGATCCCGTGGAGACCTTCGCCCTCATCGACGCGCTGCTCGACCGGGTGGGGCGCCACCGGCCGGCCGACGCCTTCGACGCGCTCGCCCGGCACCGGCTGCTGGAGCGGCGGGAACTGCTGGAGCGCCACGCGCGGCTGCGGCCGCCCGGGGGCGGCCCGGTGGGGTGGGTGCACGGGGACTTCCACCCGTTGAACGTGCTCTACCGCGACGACGCCCCCGAGGTGCCCGCCGCGATCCTCGACTGGGACCGGCTCGGTGTGCGGCCGCGCGCGGAGGAGGCGGTCCGGGCGGCGGTGATCTTCTTCGTGCGTCCCGTCGGCGCCCTGGATCTGGCGCGGGTACGGTCCTACGCGCGCGCGTACCGGCGTTCCGCGGGGGCCGGCCCGGCCGAACTCGCGGCCGCCGTGCACCGCGTGTGGTGGGAGCGGCTCAACGACTTCTGGATGCTGCGCTGGCACTACGAGCGCGGCGACACCCGCGCCGATCCGCAGTTCCCCGCGGCATCGGCGCTGGCGGTGTGGTGGACGAGGGAGTACGACGCGGTGTGCGAGGCGTTCGTGGAGTGA
- the pdhA gene encoding pyruvate dehydrogenase (acetyl-transferring) E1 component subunit alpha, with product MTVESTAARKPRRSAAGKTGTTGSKAAGTTGTRRAATAEKPTDAQPELVQLLTPEGKRVRNAEYDPFVADITADELRGLYRDMVLTRRFDAEATSLQRQGELGLWASLLGQEAAQIGSGRATREDDYVFPTYREHGVAWCRGVDPTNLLGMFRGVNNGGWDPNSNNFHLYTIVIGSQTLHATGYAMGIAKDGADSAVVAYFGDGASSQGDVAEAFTFSAVYNAPVVFFCQNNQWAISEPTEKQTRVPLYQRAQGFGFPGVRVDGNDVLACLAVTKWALERARRGEGPTLVEAYTYRMGAHTTSDDPTRYRHDDERVAWEAKDPIARLRGYLESQTDTNEGFFAELEAESEALGRRVREVVRAMPDPDHFAIFENAYADGHALVDEERAQFAAYQASFADGDVEEGK from the coding sequence GTGACCGTGGAGAGCACTGCCGCGCGCAAGCCGCGACGCAGCGCCGCAGGCAAGACCGGCACCACCGGCAGCAAGGCGGCCGGCACCACCGGCACCAGGCGCGCCGCCACTGCCGAGAAGCCGACCGACGCCCAGCCCGAACTCGTTCAGCTGCTGACGCCCGAGGGCAAGCGCGTCAGGAACGCCGAGTACGACCCGTTCGTCGCGGACATCACCGCCGACGAGCTGCGCGGCCTGTACCGCGACATGGTGCTGACCCGTCGCTTCGACGCCGAGGCCACCTCCCTGCAGCGCCAGGGCGAGCTGGGCCTGTGGGCCTCGCTGCTCGGCCAGGAGGCCGCCCAGATCGGCTCCGGACGGGCCACCCGCGAGGACGACTACGTCTTCCCGACCTACCGCGAGCACGGCGTCGCCTGGTGCCGCGGCGTCGACCCGACCAACCTGCTCGGCATGTTCCGCGGCGTGAACAACGGCGGCTGGGACCCGAACAGCAACAACTTCCACCTCTACACGATCGTCATCGGCTCCCAGACGCTGCACGCCACCGGCTACGCCATGGGCATCGCCAAGGACGGCGCCGACTCGGCGGTCGTCGCCTACTTCGGTGACGGCGCCTCCAGCCAGGGCGACGTCGCCGAGGCGTTCACCTTCTCCGCGGTCTACAACGCGCCGGTCGTGTTCTTCTGCCAGAACAACCAGTGGGCGATCTCGGAGCCCACCGAGAAGCAGACCCGCGTCCCGCTGTACCAGCGCGCCCAGGGCTTCGGCTTCCCGGGCGTCCGCGTCGACGGCAACGACGTGCTGGCCTGTCTCGCGGTCACCAAGTGGGCGCTGGAGCGCGCCCGCCGGGGCGAGGGCCCCACCCTGGTGGAGGCGTACACGTACCGCATGGGCGCCCACACCACCTCCGACGACCCCACCCGCTACCGGCACGACGACGAGCGGGTGGCCTGGGAGGCCAAGGACCCGATCGCGCGCCTGCGCGGTTACCTTGAGTCCCAAACCGACACGAACGAGGGATTCTTCGCGGAACTCGAAGCGGAGAGCGAGGCGTTGGGAAGGCGAGTGCGCGAAGTGGTGCGTGCCATGCCCGACCCGGACCACTTCGCCATCTTCGAGAACGCGTACGCGGACGGACACGCGCTCGTGGACGAGGAGCGCGCCCAGTTCGCCGCGTACCAGGCGTCGTTCGCCGACGGGGACGTAGAGGAGGGCAAGTAG
- a CDS encoding alpha-ketoacid dehydrogenase subunit beta, translating to MTTQTAAQTAGQDAGRSAPKSMAIAKAINESLRRALEADPKVLVMGEDVGKLGGVFRVTDGLQKDFGEDRVIDTPLAESGIVGTAIGLALRGYRPVVEIQFDGFVFPAYDQIVTQLAKMHARSLGKVKLPVVVRIPYGGGIGAVEHHSESPEALFAHVAGLKVVSPSNASDAYWMMQQAIQSDDPVIFFEPKRRYWDKAEVNPEAIPGPLHKARVVREGTALTLAAYGPMVKLCQEVADAAAEEGRALEVLDLRSVSPLDFDAIQASVERTGRLIVVHEAPVFFGSGAEIAARITERCFYHLEAPVLRVGGYHAPYPPARLEEEYLPNLDRVLDAVDRSLAY from the coding sequence ATGACCACGCAGACAGCCGCGCAGACGGCAGGGCAGGACGCCGGGCGTTCCGCCCCGAAGAGCATGGCGATCGCCAAGGCGATCAACGAATCGCTGCGCAGGGCCCTCGAAGCCGACCCGAAGGTCCTCGTCATGGGCGAGGACGTCGGCAAGCTCGGCGGTGTGTTCCGGGTGACGGACGGCCTGCAGAAGGACTTCGGCGAGGACCGGGTGATCGACACCCCGCTCGCCGAGTCGGGCATCGTCGGCACCGCCATCGGCCTCGCCCTGCGCGGGTACCGGCCGGTGGTCGAGATCCAGTTCGACGGTTTCGTCTTCCCCGCGTACGACCAGATCGTCACCCAGCTCGCCAAGATGCACGCGCGCTCGCTGGGCAAGGTCAAGCTTCCCGTCGTCGTCCGCATCCCCTACGGCGGCGGCATCGGCGCGGTCGAGCACCACTCCGAGTCCCCGGAGGCGCTGTTCGCGCACGTGGCGGGCCTGAAGGTGGTCAGCCCCTCCAACGCCTCGGACGCCTACTGGATGATGCAGCAGGCCATCCAGAGCGACGATCCGGTGATCTTCTTCGAGCCCAAGCGACGCTACTGGGACAAGGCCGAGGTCAACCCGGAGGCCATCCCCGGTCCGCTGCACAAGGCACGGGTCGTCCGCGAGGGCACCGCCCTCACACTCGCCGCGTACGGCCCGATGGTGAAGCTCTGCCAGGAGGTCGCCGACGCGGCCGCCGAGGAGGGCCGCGCCCTGGAGGTCCTGGACCTGCGGTCGGTGTCCCCGCTGGACTTCGACGCCATCCAGGCGTCCGTGGAGCGGACCGGCCGGCTGATCGTGGTCCACGAGGCTCCGGTGTTCTTCGGCTCGGGCGCGGAGATCGCCGCCCGCATCACCGAGCGGTGCTTCTACCACCTGGAGGCGCCCGTCCTCCGCGTCGGCGGGTACCACGCCCCCTATCCGCCGGCCCGGCTGGAGGAGGAGTACCTGCCGAATCTGGACCGGGTGCTCGACGCCGTCGACCGCTCGCTGGCGTACTGA
- a CDS encoding dihydrolipoamide acetyltransferase family protein, which produces MTTMTDTSPREFKMPDVGEGLTEAEILKWYVQPGDTVTDGQVVCEVETAKAAVELPIPYDGVVRALHFPEGTTVDVGTSIIAVDVAGGAPASAPASAPAATAAPAEAAAPARPAAKPEPVAKKPERKPVLVGYGVAESSTKRRPRKGVPAAAVPAEDTLYAATAIQGVQGELNGHGHAAGGQRPLAKPPVRKLAKDLGVDLATITPSGPDGVITREDVHAAVAPPKAPEPVAQAPVTQAAPAASAPAPVASYDGARETRIPVKGVRKATAAAMVGSAFTAPHVTEFVTVDVTRTMKLVEELKQDKELAGLRVNPLLLIAKALLVAIRRHPDINASWDEAAQEIVVKHYVNLGIAAATPRGLIVPNIKDAHAKTLPQLAESLGELVSTAKEGRTSPAAMQGGTVTITNVGVFGIDTGTPILNPGESAILAVGSIKPQPWVHKGKVKPRQVTTLALSFDHRLVDGELGSKVLADVAAILEQPKRLITWA; this is translated from the coding sequence GTGACGACGATGACAGACACGTCTCCGCGCGAGTTCAAGATGCCCGACGTGGGCGAGGGACTCACCGAGGCCGAGATCCTCAAGTGGTACGTCCAGCCCGGTGACACCGTCACCGACGGCCAGGTCGTCTGCGAGGTCGAGACGGCCAAGGCCGCCGTCGAACTGCCCATCCCGTACGACGGTGTCGTACGCGCCCTGCACTTCCCCGAGGGCACCACGGTCGACGTCGGCACGTCGATCATCGCGGTGGACGTGGCGGGCGGGGCCCCGGCCTCGGCGCCCGCGTCGGCGCCGGCCGCGACGGCTGCCCCGGCCGAGGCAGCCGCGCCCGCCCGGCCCGCCGCGAAGCCCGAGCCGGTGGCCAAGAAGCCCGAGCGCAAGCCGGTCCTCGTCGGCTACGGGGTCGCCGAGTCGTCCACGAAGCGCCGCCCCCGCAAGGGAGTTCCGGCCGCGGCGGTGCCCGCCGAGGACACCTTGTACGCGGCCACCGCGATCCAGGGCGTCCAGGGCGAGCTGAACGGACACGGTCACGCCGCCGGCGGGCAGCGTCCGCTGGCGAAGCCGCCGGTCCGCAAGCTGGCCAAGGACCTCGGTGTGGACCTGGCGACGATCACCCCGTCCGGCCCGGACGGCGTGATCACCCGCGAGGACGTCCACGCGGCCGTCGCCCCGCCGAAGGCTCCCGAGCCGGTGGCCCAGGCGCCGGTGACCCAGGCCGCTCCGGCCGCCTCCGCCCCGGCCCCGGTGGCGTCGTACGACGGCGCGCGCGAGACCCGGATCCCGGTCAAGGGGGTCCGGAAGGCGACGGCGGCGGCGATGGTCGGCTCGGCCTTCACCGCGCCGCACGTCACGGAGTTCGTGACGGTCGACGTGACGCGCACGATGAAGCTGGTCGAGGAGCTGAAGCAGGACAAGGAGCTGGCGGGCCTGCGGGTCAATCCGCTGCTGTTGATCGCCAAGGCGCTGCTCGTGGCGATCAGGCGCCACCCGGACATCAACGCCTCCTGGGACGAGGCCGCCCAGGAGATCGTGGTCAAGCACTACGTGAATCTGGGCATCGCGGCGGCCACCCCGCGCGGTCTGATCGTCCCGAACATCAAGGACGCCCACGCGAAGACGCTGCCGCAGCTGGCGGAGTCGCTGGGCGAGCTGGTCTCGACGGCGAAGGAGGGCCGCACCAGCCCCGCCGCGATGCAGGGCGGCACGGTCACCATCACCAACGTCGGAGTCTTCGGCATCGACACCGGCACGCCGATCCTCAACCCCGGCGAGTCCGCGATCCTCGCGGTCGGTTCGATCAAGCCGCAGCCGTGGGTCCACAAGGGCAAGGTGAAGCCCCGTCAGGTCACCACCCTGGCGCTCTCCTTCGACCACCGGCTGGTGGACGGGGAGCTGGGCTCCAAGGTGCTGGCGGATGTGGCGGCGATTCTGGAGCAGCCGAAGAGGCTGATCACGTGGGCATGA
- a CDS encoding BRO-N domain-containing protein, which produces MIEPSKHQPDPRMRQQDALDVGDFVYAATGARVRRLTMPDGTHWFPAVDVCKQLGYTTPRKALLDHVPETHRESLETLTGGHGLSVPAGREWRRDMNLIDLQGLILLVSACTKPECAPFKRWVAEVIETVQREGSYTLEEAEVQPCEPGAPVAYAMPEQVAEAIVRLEERNLQADEQLAVAQQRSIALQEQMVELQTATLAAQQAMAQAMERIADRLDALTLARPVSDTTTVPKQPTTETVLADWRERLSVTEDVWTVAVVIAPVLVEKGELRQPLEAIAARTGLSVHRVNECLRLLRKHACIHPMGAAEDGAPVYVLSRR; this is translated from the coding sequence ATGATCGAACCCAGCAAGCACCAGCCCGACCCCCGCATGCGTCAGCAGGACGCGCTCGACGTCGGCGACTTCGTCTACGCGGCTACCGGAGCCCGGGTCCGCCGACTGACAATGCCGGACGGGACGCACTGGTTCCCGGCGGTGGACGTCTGCAAGCAGTTGGGCTACACCACGCCTCGGAAGGCTCTTCTCGATCACGTCCCAGAGACGCATCGAGAGTCTCTCGAGACACTGACTGGAGGTCACGGTCTCAGCGTTCCCGCAGGTCGGGAGTGGCGCCGAGACATGAATCTCATCGATCTCCAGGGTCTGATCCTTCTCGTCAGCGCCTGCACCAAGCCGGAGTGCGCACCTTTCAAGCGGTGGGTCGCCGAAGTGATCGAGACCGTTCAGCGCGAGGGCTCCTACACCCTGGAGGAGGCCGAGGTGCAGCCCTGCGAGCCGGGCGCGCCCGTCGCCTACGCCATGCCCGAGCAGGTCGCCGAGGCCATCGTCCGGCTGGAGGAGCGCAACCTCCAGGCGGACGAGCAACTCGCGGTGGCACAACAGAGGTCGATCGCCCTGCAGGAGCAGATGGTGGAGCTGCAGACCGCCACCCTCGCCGCCCAGCAGGCCATGGCCCAGGCCATGGAGCGCATCGCGGACCGGCTCGACGCCCTGACTCTCGCCCGGCCGGTGTCCGACACCACGACGGTCCCGAAGCAGCCCACCACGGAGACCGTGCTGGCCGACTGGCGGGAGCGGTTGTCGGTGACGGAGGACGTGTGGACGGTGGCCGTCGTGATCGCCCCGGTGCTGGTCGAGAAGGGTGAACTGCGGCAGCCGTTGGAGGCGATCGCGGCCCGTACGGGGCTGTCCGTGCACCGCGTCAACGAATGTCTGCGGCTGCTGCGCAAGCACGCCTGCATCCACCCCATGGGCGCGGCGGAGGACGGGGCGCCGGTGTATGTGCTCAGCCGCCGCTGA
- a CDS encoding D-alanyl-D-alanine carboxypeptidase family protein produces MTTGAMIATGVVGSAPAQAAPAKPTITAKGGFVMNSANGKTLFTKAADTKRLTASTTKIMTAKVVLSQPNLNLDAKVTIKGAYSDYIVKNGASSANLIVGDKVTVRQLLYGMMLKSGCEAAMALADKYGSGSTVSARTKNFIAKMNTTAKNLGMTNTKFDSFDGISKGANASTPRDLTKLARDVMKNANFKKIVATKSYTAKTITKTGSTRTMAAWNNTNLLLGWKGTIGIKTGSGTEAKYCLVFAATRSGKTVMGTVLTSSTEANRMADVKKLMDYGFATL; encoded by the coding sequence GTGACCACCGGCGCGATGATCGCGACCGGAGTCGTCGGCTCCGCCCCTGCGCAGGCCGCACCCGCGAAGCCCACCATCACCGCCAAGGGCGGGTTCGTGATGAACAGCGCCAACGGCAAGACCCTCTTCACCAAGGCCGCTGACACCAAGAGGCTCACCGCCTCCACCACGAAGATCATGACCGCCAAGGTGGTGCTGTCGCAGCCGAACCTGAACCTCGACGCCAAGGTGACGATCAAGGGGGCCTACAGCGACTACATCGTCAAGAACGGTGCCTCGTCGGCCAATCTGATCGTCGGTGACAAGGTCACCGTCCGTCAGCTGCTGTACGGGATGATGCTGAAGTCGGGCTGCGAGGCCGCGATGGCCCTGGCCGACAAGTACGGTTCCGGCTCGACGGTCTCGGCCCGTACCAAGAACTTCATCGCCAAGATGAACACCACGGCCAAGAACCTCGGCATGACGAACACCAAGTTCGACTCGTTCGACGGCATCAGCAAGGGCGCGAACGCCTCGACTCCGCGTGACCTCACCAAGCTCGCGCGCGACGTCATGAAGAACGCGAACTTCAAGAAGATCGTGGCGACGAAGTCCTACACGGCGAAGACGATCACCAAGACCGGCAGCACCCGCACCATGGCGGCGTGGAACAACACCAACCTGCTGCTCGGCTGGAAGGGCACGATCGGTATCAAGACCGGTTCGGGCACCGAGGCCAAGTACTGCCTCGTCTTCGCGGCCACCCGCAGCGGCAAGACCGTCATGGGCACCGTGCTCACGTCCTCCACCGAGGCCAACCGCATGGCGGACGTGAAGAAGCTCATGGACTACGGGTTCGCCACGCTGTAG
- a CDS encoding GntR family transcriptional regulator, producing the protein MPSAPAPAPASAVKQPPAADRVYTHVKQGVLERRYEGGTLLTEGELAEAVGVSRTPVREALLRLEVEGLIRLYPKKGALVLPVSAQEIADVVETRQLVEEHAVRKTVPASPRLIARLEELLEQQKAQAAAGDLAGAAVTDRCFHAEIVRSGGNEILSRLYDQLRDRQLRMGVAVMHAHPDRITKSLAEHEEILQALRAGDAEAAVAFVHRHVSWFSMLARGDVR; encoded by the coding sequence ATGCCCTCCGCCCCCGCCCCCGCTCCCGCCTCCGCCGTGAAGCAGCCCCCCGCCGCCGACCGTGTCTACACACACGTCAAACAGGGTGTCCTGGAGCGCCGTTACGAAGGCGGCACGCTGCTCACCGAGGGCGAGCTGGCCGAGGCGGTCGGGGTCTCCCGGACGCCGGTGCGGGAGGCGCTGCTGCGGCTGGAGGTGGAGGGGCTGATCAGGCTCTACCCGAAGAAGGGCGCCCTGGTGCTGCCCGTCTCCGCGCAGGAGATCGCGGACGTCGTCGAGACCCGGCAGCTTGTCGAGGAGCACGCGGTCCGCAAGACGGTGCCGGCCTCGCCGCGGCTGATCGCCCGGCTGGAGGAACTGCTCGAACAGCAGAAGGCCCAGGCCGCGGCCGGGGATCTGGCCGGCGCGGCCGTGACCGACCGCTGTTTCCACGCCGAGATCGTCCGCAGCGGAGGGAACGAGATCCTCTCCCGCCTCTACGACCAACTCCGCGACCGGCAGCTGCGGATGGGCGTCGCCGTGATGCACGCCCACCCCGACCGCATCACCAAGTCGCTCGCCGAGCACGAGGAGATCCTCCAGGCGCTTCGCGCTGGAGACGCGGAGGCGGCCGTGGCGTTCGTGCACCGGCACGTCAGCTGGTTCTCCATGCTGGCGCGGGGGGACGTCCGTTGA